The Thermoplasmata archaeon genome includes a region encoding these proteins:
- a CDS encoding cyclic 2,3-diphosphoglycerate synthase, whose amino-acid sequence MVRKKVVIMGAAGRDFHDFNTYFRDNEEYEVVAFTATQIPDIEGRKYPAELAGKLYPDGIPIYGEENLPKLIKEKGVDEVVFSYSDVSHEYVMHRASIAMANGAGFRLIPPKITMLKAAVPVIAVCAVRTGAGKSQTTRRVAKILQQMGKKVVVVRHPMPYGDLKEQAVQRFASYEDLDKHKCTIEEREEYEPHIDNGIVVYAGVDYEKILRQAEKECDVLLWDGGNNDIPFYKPDLHIVVADPHRPGHEAKYHPGEANLRMADVVIINKVDTASPDNVEAVKASIREMNPDADIIEAGSPISTDYPEMIRGKSVLVVEDGPTLTHGEMKYGAGTIAAKRFGAKEIVDPEPYAVGSIKKTFKKYPHLKNLLPAMGYGKTQIQELQETINKIPCDLVVSGTPINLERVMKVNKPIIRVRYELDEIGRPNLEDMIKTYLRL is encoded by the coding sequence ATGGTCAGGAAGAAAGTGGTAATAATGGGTGCTGCTGGCAGGGACTTTCACGACTTTAACACCTACTTTAGAGACAATGAGGAATACGAGGTTGTCGCGTTTACAGCCACTCAGATACCAGATATTGAAGGAAGAAAATACCCAGCAGAACTTGCGGGCAAGCTTTACCCTGATGGAATCCCAATCTATGGAGAGGAAAATCTTCCCAAATTGATAAAAGAAAAAGGAGTGGATGAAGTGGTCTTTTCTTACAGCGATGTTTCGCATGAGTATGTAATGCATCGTGCCTCCATTGCCATGGCAAATGGTGCTGGTTTCAGATTGATACCTCCAAAAATAACGATGCTGAAGGCAGCGGTGCCAGTTATTGCAGTGTGTGCGGTTCGCACTGGAGCTGGTAAGAGCCAGACAACCAGGAGAGTTGCAAAAATTCTCCAGCAGATGGGAAAAAAAGTAGTTGTTGTCAGACATCCAATGCCATATGGTGACTTGAAGGAGCAGGCGGTTCAAAGGTTTGCAAGCTATGAGGATTTGGATAAACACAAGTGCACTATTGAGGAAAGAGAGGAATACGAGCCACACATTGACAATGGAATTGTGGTGTATGCAGGCGTTGACTACGAGAAAATTCTGAGGCAGGCGGAGAAGGAATGTGATGTGTTGTTGTGGGATGGTGGAAATAATGACATTCCGTTCTACAAACCTGACCTACACATTGTGGTCGCAGACCCACACAGACCCGGGCATGAAGCAAAATATCATCCTGGCGAGGCAAACCTCCGAATGGCAGATGTCGTGATTATAAACAAGGTGGATACTGCAAGCCCAGATAATGTGGAGGCGGTCAAGGCAAGCATAAGAGAAATGAATCCAGATGCGGACATAATTGAGGCGGGCTCCCCAATTTCCACAGACTACCCGGAAATGATAAGGGGCAAGTCAGTGCTTGTGGTGGAAGATGGGCCCACACTTACCCATGGTGAGATGAAGTATGGAGCGGGCACAATTGCTGCGAAAAGGTTTGGGGCAAAAGAGATAGTGGATCCTGAACCCTATGCCGTAGGTTCCATAAAGAAGACCTTCAAGAAATACCCACATCTGAAAAATCTGCTGCCAGCTATGGGCTATGGGAAAACCCAGATACAGGAACTTCAGGAAACAATAAACAAAATTCCCTGTGACTTAGTGGTGTCAGGAACACCGATAAATTTGGAAAGAGTGATGAAAGTAAACAAGCCGATTATCAGAGTGAGATATGAACTAGATGAGATTGGAAGACCCAACCTTGAAGACATGATAAAAACCTATCTGAGGTTGTAA
- a CDS encoding N-acetyltransferase, translating to METLQFEDKWLKQLEAFWVASGDALQTLPIYLKSENYLKDSHVLALENEKIVGSAFLMQFDRHYVILRYLQDHKDCISILLEKLKEYACAHGIKKLCCWLAPCEEDTRKLLLENNFSYEGKYYRMSLHISHSFSMPSNVRVLAPPELKPVIQIIIEAFDDAHERELVERTLQDALGNKDSVFLGCFEGALLCGCVLLLLYPNDSTKAYIPIIAVKKELQGKGYGRKLIEGAKAWASANGVSNISLSVRADNTRAVALYTRVGFEKVEEVEIYFVQCL from the coding sequence ATGGAAACCCTGCAATTTGAGGATAAATGGCTTAAGCAACTGGAGGCTTTCTGGGTAGCATCAGGTGACGCACTCCAAACACTCCCTATTTATCTCAAATCAGAGAATTATCTCAAGGATTCGCATGTTCTCGCTCTAGAAAATGAAAAAATCGTTGGCTCTGCCTTTTTGATGCAGTTTGACAGGCATTATGTTATTCTGAGGTATCTACAGGACCACAAAGATTGCATCTCAATCTTGCTTGAAAAATTGAAGGAGTATGCGTGTGCACATGGGATAAAAAAGCTGTGCTGTTGGCTTGCTCCATGTGAGGAAGATACAAGAAAATTACTTCTGGAGAACAATTTTAGTTATGAAGGGAAATATTATCGGATGTCACTCCATATCTCCCATTCTTTTTCGATGCCAAGTAATGTGAGAGTCCTAGCACCACCAGAACTGAAACCAGTAATCCAGATAATTATAGAAGCATTTGATGATGCTCATGAAAGAGAGCTGGTTGAAAGGACATTGCAAGACGCTCTTGGTAATAAAGACAGTGTATTTCTCGGGTGCTTTGAGGGTGCATTACTTTGTGGCTGTGTGCTCTTACTCCTTTATCCAAATGATAGTACAAAAGCATACATACCGATTATTGCAGTAAAGAAAGAGCTGCAGGGAAAAGGCTACGGGAGAAAATTGATAGAGGGAGCAAAGGCATGGGCATCTGCAAATGGGGTCAGCAACATTTCATTATCTGTCAGAGCAGATAACACTCGTGCAGTTGCTTTGTACACTCGTGTGGGTTTTGAGAAAGTTGAGGAAGTGGAGATATACTTCGTTCAGTGTCTGTAA